The following proteins are co-located in the Mycolicibacterium goodii genome:
- a CDS encoding FAD-binding oxidoreductase: MKWNAWGDPQAAKPLSEGIRALLQQALGVTDSPAPEKSPRDVTLRPSALTAADRDGLAAIVGERHCRTDDPARLLHAGGKSTLDLLRRNTSDVQDAPDAILLPAGEDEVAAILRHCTEHRIAIVPFGGGTSVVGGVDPLRGEFAAVVSLDLRRLDALHHLDAISGEAELGAGVTGPQAEDLLGAHGFSLGHFPQSFQFATIGGFAATRSSGQNSAGYGRFDDMVRGLRAVTPAGVLDLGRAPASAAGPDLRQLLLGSEGVFGVITRVRVRVHPVPESTRYEAWSFPDFATGADALRAVVQTGTGPTVIRLSDEAETGVNLATTDNIGEQSITGGCLAITVFEGSPEHTASRHAETRAVLERHGGTSLGEAPAKAWEDGRFGAPYLRDSLLAAGALCETLETATDWSNVAALKTAVTEALTTSLAESGTQALVLCHISHVYPTGASLYFTVVAAQRGDAVEQWGTAKAAASKAMVRNGATITHHHAVGADHRPWMTDEVGDLGVAVLRAVKATLDPAGILNPGKLIP, encoded by the coding sequence ATGAAGTGGAACGCCTGGGGTGACCCGCAGGCCGCCAAGCCGCTGTCCGAGGGCATCCGGGCCCTGCTGCAGCAGGCCTTGGGGGTCACCGACTCCCCCGCGCCCGAAAAGTCGCCGCGGGACGTCACGCTGCGCCCGTCGGCGCTCACCGCCGCCGACCGTGACGGGTTGGCCGCCATCGTCGGTGAGCGGCACTGCCGCACCGACGACCCCGCGCGCCTGCTGCACGCAGGCGGCAAGTCGACGTTGGATCTGTTGCGCCGCAACACTTCCGACGTTCAGGACGCACCAGATGCGATCCTGCTTCCGGCCGGTGAGGACGAGGTGGCGGCCATCCTGCGGCACTGCACCGAGCACCGGATCGCGATCGTCCCGTTCGGTGGCGGCACCAGCGTGGTGGGCGGAGTCGATCCGTTGCGTGGCGAGTTCGCCGCCGTGGTGTCGCTGGATCTGCGCCGTCTCGACGCGCTGCACCACCTCGACGCCATCTCCGGTGAGGCCGAACTCGGCGCGGGCGTGACCGGCCCGCAGGCCGAGGACCTGCTCGGTGCGCACGGCTTCTCGCTCGGGCATTTTCCGCAGAGCTTCCAGTTCGCCACCATCGGCGGGTTCGCGGCGACGCGGTCCTCGGGCCAGAACTCGGCGGGGTACGGCCGCTTCGACGACATGGTGCGCGGGCTGCGGGCGGTGACCCCGGCCGGTGTGCTCGACCTGGGCCGGGCGCCGGCCTCGGCGGCCGGACCGGACCTGCGCCAGTTGCTGCTCGGTTCCGAGGGCGTGTTCGGGGTCATCACCCGGGTGCGGGTGCGCGTGCACCCGGTGCCGGAGTCGACCCGGTACGAGGCGTGGTCGTTCCCCGATTTCGCCACGGGCGCCGATGCTTTACGCGCGGTGGTGCAGACCGGCACCGGGCCTACGGTGATCCGCCTGTCCGACGAGGCCGAGACCGGCGTCAACCTCGCCACCACCGACAACATCGGCGAGCAGTCGATCACCGGTGGGTGCCTGGCGATCACGGTGTTCGAAGGCTCGCCCGAGCACACCGCCAGCCGCCACGCCGAGACCCGGGCCGTCCTCGAACGCCACGGCGGCACATCGCTGGGCGAGGCTCCCGCCAAGGCGTGGGAGGACGGCCGGTTCGGCGCGCCGTATCTGCGCGATTCCCTGCTGGCCGCGGGCGCGTTGTGCGAAACCCTGGAGACCGCCACCGACTGGTCCAATGTCGCGGCACTGAAAACCGCTGTGACAGAAGCTTTGACGACGAGTCTGGCCGAATCCGGGACGCAGGCACTTGTGCTGTGCCACATTTCGCATGTGTACCCGACGGGCGCATCGCTGTATTTCACCGTCGTTGCCGCACAACGCGGTGACGCGGTCGAACAGTGGGGCACGGCGAAGGCCGCCGCGTCGAAAGCCATGGTGCGCAACGGCGCAACCATCACACACCACCACGCGGTCGGCGCCGATCACCGCCCGTGGATGACCGACGAGGTCGGCGATCTCGGCGTCGCGGTACTGCGCGCGGTCAAGGCCACGCTCGATCCCGCCGGAATCCTCAACCCGGGCAAGCTGATTCCGTGA
- a CDS encoding TetR/AcrR family transcriptional regulator, with product MVSISNDDPGEALGQRILEAAAGCVLAFGVDRVTLAEIARRAGVSRPTVYRRFPDTRTILAALLTARIVRVLDDIESHDRGRAALVDRIVAVAERLRHDEVIMAVLHTAPDLAMVYIAERLGTSQQILIDAVAGEIKLAQEDGSVRAGDARQLATMCLLITQSAIQSAQMVEPILDADTLARELAHALNGYLKP from the coding sequence ATGGTGTCAATCAGTAACGATGACCCGGGGGAAGCGCTCGGCCAGCGGATCCTGGAAGCCGCGGCCGGTTGCGTGCTGGCATTCGGCGTCGACCGCGTGACACTGGCCGAGATCGCCCGCCGCGCCGGTGTCAGCAGGCCCACGGTGTACCGGCGTTTCCCGGACACGCGAACGATCCTGGCCGCGCTGCTCACCGCGCGGATCGTGCGCGTGCTCGACGACATCGAATCCCACGACCGCGGCCGTGCGGCGCTGGTCGACCGCATCGTCGCGGTGGCCGAGCGGCTGCGCCACGACGAGGTGATCATGGCCGTGCTGCACACCGCGCCCGACCTCGCCATGGTCTACATCGCCGAGCGGCTCGGCACCAGCCAGCAGATCCTCATCGACGCGGTCGCCGGGGAGATCAAGCTCGCCCAGGAGGACGGCAGCGTGCGCGCCGGAGATGCGCGCCAACTGGCCACCATGTGCCTGCTGATCACCCAGTCGGCGATCCAGTCCGCGCAGATGGTCGAACCCATCCTCGATGCCGACACGCTCGCACGAGAGCTGGCGCACGCACTGAACGGATACCTCAAGCCGTGA
- a CDS encoding diacylglycerol kinase has product MTGRVTVLTNPMSGHGNAPHAAERAIVRLQQRGVDVTAIVGRDAAQARDLVREHLDRGTDALVVVGGDGVIGLALQELAGTEVPLGIVPAGTGNDHAREYRIPTGDPEAAADVIADGNTRTVDLGRIDADDGTRRWFGTVVATGFDSLVSDRANRMRWPHGRMRYNLAMVAELSKLRLLPFRLSFDGGPAEEHALTMTAIGNTRSYGGGMLICPGAEPTDGLLDVTMIASASRSRLIRLFPTVFKGTHVNLDTVTTRRATTVRVECPGINAYADGDFAAALPADITAVPGALKILTNG; this is encoded by the coding sequence GTGACCGGCCGCGTCACCGTCTTGACCAACCCGATGTCCGGGCACGGCAACGCGCCGCACGCCGCGGAGCGCGCCATCGTGCGCCTGCAGCAGCGCGGTGTCGACGTCACCGCGATCGTGGGTCGCGACGCCGCACAGGCCCGCGATCTCGTGCGCGAACATCTCGACCGCGGCACCGACGCGCTGGTGGTGGTCGGCGGTGACGGCGTGATCGGACTGGCTCTGCAGGAGTTGGCGGGCACCGAGGTTCCGCTGGGTATCGTCCCGGCCGGTACGGGCAACGACCACGCCCGCGAATACCGCATTCCCACCGGTGATCCCGAGGCCGCGGCCGACGTGATCGCCGACGGGAACACCCGCACCGTGGACCTGGGCCGCATCGACGCCGACGACGGCACCAGGCGCTGGTTCGGCACGGTCGTCGCGACCGGGTTCGACTCTCTGGTCAGCGACCGCGCCAACCGGATGCGCTGGCCGCATGGGCGCATGCGCTACAACCTCGCAATGGTGGCCGAACTGTCGAAGCTGCGGCTTCTGCCGTTCCGGCTGTCGTTCGACGGCGGCCCTGCCGAGGAGCACGCGCTGACCATGACCGCGATCGGTAACACCCGCAGTTACGGCGGCGGGATGCTGATCTGTCCGGGCGCCGAACCCACCGACGGCCTGCTCGACGTCACGATGATCGCCTCGGCGTCACGGTCGCGCCTGATCCGGTTGTTCCCGACGGTGTTCAAGGGCACGCACGTCAACCTCGACACCGTCACCACCCGGCGCGCGACCACCGTGCGCGTCGAATGCCCGGGCATCAACGCCTACGCCGACGGGGATTTCGCCGCCGCCCTGCCCGCCGACATCACCGCGGTCCCCGGTGCGCTGAAGATCCTGACAAACGGGTAA